One genomic region from Deltaproteobacteria bacterium encodes:
- the ptsP gene encoding phosphoenolpyruvate--protein phosphotransferase, giving the protein MAGGKENLRAARPPRRPSGRSWGLMLLEDVATIIAHAHDVRASLREIVELLAERLDMEVCSLYVYDVARKLLVLAATKGLDPQSVGKVSMRVDEGLTGYAVEKLEPVMAVDALAHPRYKYFPETGEERYHSFLGVPVVDKREPLGVLVVQTSRRRRFTRDQIRLLKAISAPIGGLLVRAQLQESLRSKEEERRSAHDRMLEVTQRLQAYEREHGRPRPAAAAALGRLPGLGASPGFGIGRAHLLKPQVSFAGVQRQRRGSAKRELARWQSAVERSVEEIGRLAHRVRATLPEIDAAMFEAQRLMLGDPNFVGRVEALIRGEASAEHALEQVLGQMIAEFERIADPYMRDRLFDLKDVGQRLLRNLLGVSERTTPSAAAAFVLVARELTLSDLPMMEQQGLRGIVLATGGVTSHASILAKSLEIPTVVGVEHLEDAVHEGDQLIVDGNAGIVYISPAPDVLREYERLGREYRAFNRELETLRELPAETRDGHRVSLTANVGLLGDLVLAMHHGAEGVGLYRTEFPFMSHRDFLTEDEQLDLYRMMLQRLEGRPIAIRTLDMGADKYPSYLRLPREENPFLGWRSIRISLEMPELFSAQLRAILRASAYGDVRILFPMISGLEEIRRIKELLAQAQEDLHREGHAFNAELPLGIMIEVPSAVRLAPELSQEVDFFSIGTNDLIQYLLAVDRNNPRVAPLYEPLHPAVLRAIADTVVAARAAGKRVTICGEMAADPACSLILMGMGLDGLSMGPFFIPVIKRLIRSVELTRARQLAAELLRLETVKEIKGCLFEGMRALGVIDFMDMYH; this is encoded by the coding sequence ATGGCCGGAGGCAAGGAAAACCTACGGGCGGCGCGGCCGCCACGGCGCCCGAGTGGGCGGAGTTGGGGGCTGATGTTGTTGGAGGACGTCGCCACGATCATTGCCCACGCCCACGACGTACGCGCCTCATTGCGGGAGATCGTCGAGTTGCTGGCCGAGCGCCTGGATATGGAGGTGTGTTCACTCTACGTTTACGACGTTGCGCGCAAGCTCTTGGTGCTGGCAGCTACCAAGGGGCTCGACCCGCAGTCGGTCGGCAAGGTCAGCATGCGGGTTGACGAAGGCCTCACCGGCTACGCCGTCGAGAAGCTGGAGCCGGTGATGGCGGTCGATGCCCTGGCCCATCCGCGTTACAAGTATTTCCCCGAGACCGGTGAGGAGCGTTATCATTCCTTTCTCGGCGTTCCGGTGGTCGACAAGCGCGAGCCGCTGGGGGTGCTGGTGGTACAGACCTCGCGGCGGCGTCGCTTCACCCGCGATCAGATCCGCTTGCTCAAGGCGATCAGCGCGCCGATCGGCGGCTTGCTGGTGCGCGCGCAGCTGCAAGAGAGCCTGCGCAGCAAGGAAGAGGAGCGGCGCTCGGCGCATGACCGCATGCTCGAGGTGACCCAGCGCTTGCAAGCCTATGAGCGCGAGCACGGGCGCCCGCGGCCAGCGGCCGCGGCGGCGCTCGGGCGGCTACCGGGGTTGGGCGCCTCGCCGGGTTTCGGCATCGGCCGCGCCCATTTGCTCAAGCCGCAGGTGAGTTTCGCGGGCGTGCAACGCCAGCGCCGCGGCTCGGCCAAACGCGAGCTGGCGCGCTGGCAGAGCGCCGTCGAGCGCTCGGTGGAAGAGATCGGCCGGCTGGCGCATCGCGTGCGCGCTACGCTGCCTGAGATCGATGCGGCAATGTTCGAAGCCCAGCGCCTTATGCTCGGTGATCCGAACTTCGTCGGACGGGTGGAGGCGCTCATCCGCGGCGAGGCCAGCGCCGAACATGCCCTCGAACAGGTGCTCGGGCAGATGATCGCAGAGTTCGAGCGCATCGCCGACCCCTACATGCGCGACCGGCTCTTCGACCTAAAAGACGTCGGCCAGCGCTTGCTGCGCAACCTCCTCGGGGTCAGCGAGCGCACCACCCCGTCAGCCGCCGCCGCCTTCGTGCTGGTGGCGCGCGAGTTGACGCTGTCGGATCTGCCGATGATGGAGCAGCAGGGCTTACGCGGCATCGTGCTGGCCACCGGCGGCGTCACCTCGCATGCCTCGATCTTGGCCAAGTCGCTAGAAATCCCGACCGTGGTGGGCGTGGAGCACCTCGAAGACGCGGTCCACGAGGGTGACCAGCTGATCGTCGATGGCAATGCCGGCATTGTCTACATCAGTCCGGCGCCGGACGTCTTGCGCGAGTACGAACGCCTGGGCCGGGAATACCGCGCCTTCAACCGCGAGCTGGAGACGCTGCGCGAGCTGCCGGCGGAAACCCGCGACGGGCATCGCGTTAGCCTGACCGCTAACGTCGGGCTACTCGGCGACCTGGTGCTCGCCATGCATCACGGCGCCGAGGGTGTCGGGCTCTACCGCACCGAGTTCCCCTTCATGTCGCACCGGGATTTCCTCACCGAGGACGAACAGCTCGATCTCTATCGCATGATGCTCCAGCGGCTGGAGGGGCGGCCGATCGCGATTCGTACGCTCGATATGGGTGCGGACAAGTACCCCTCGTACCTGCGCCTGCCGCGCGAGGAGAACCCGTTTCTGGGTTGGCGTTCGATCCGCATATCACTCGAGATGCCCGAGCTGTTTTCGGCCCAGCTGCGGGCGATCTTGCGGGCCAGCGCCTACGGCGACGTGCGCATCTTGTTTCCGATGATTTCGGGGTTGGAGGAAATCCGCCGGATCAAGGAGCTGCTGGCGCAGGCGCAAGAGGATCTTCACCGCGAGGGCCACGCCTTCAACGCCGAGCTGCCGCTGGGCATCATGATCGAAGTGCCGTCGGCGGTGCGCTTGGCGCCGGAGCTCAGCCAGGAAGTCGATTTCTTCAGCATCGGCACCAATGACTTGATCCAGTACCTGCTGGCGGTCGATCGCAACAACCCGCGGGTTGCGCCACTCTACGAGCCGTTGCATCCGGCGGTCTTGCGCGCCATCGCCGACACCGTCGTGGCGGCCAGGGCGGCGGGCAAGCGGGTAACGATCTGCGGCGAGATGGCGGCCGATCCGGCCTGCAGCCTGATCCTGATGGGGATGGGGCTCGATGGCCTCAGCATGGGCCCGTTCTTCATCCCGGTGATCAAACGCCTGATTCGTTCGGTGGAACTGACCCGCGCCCGCCAACTGGCCGCCGAGCTGCTCCGCCTGGAGACGGTCAAAGAGATCAAAGGCTGCCTGTTCGAGGGAATGCGGGCCCTGGGCGTGATCGACTTCATGGACATGTATCACTGA
- a CDS encoding histone deacetylase — MVNDTRPYTRLFYRDEYVYDVLEAGVRHTFDTSKPRRIRDALVAAGVALPADFVAPAAVAEDELRLVHTADYLAEIRRPQVLARLLFLDPAHPWDERLLHPFLFAAGGTVAAARWAATQRGIGVNLGGGFHHAQVDKAEGFCAIADVAIAIRLLQRSHQVRRVLIVDLDYHHGNGNAEIFSRDEEVFTFSLHAGNWCWIAKRYNRDVELPERTSDAAYLEALQAHLPEIVREFQPDFAVYIAGSDPFIEDELGDFAVSEAGMLVRDQLVTNQLWGRGIAMVVVTAGGYGESSWRIHFNYFRWLLSGAVQ, encoded by the coding sequence GTGGTCAACGACACCCGCCCATACACGCGGCTGTTCTATCGCGACGAGTACGTCTACGACGTGTTGGAGGCCGGTGTCCGCCACACCTTCGATACGAGCAAGCCGCGGCGCATTCGCGATGCACTGGTAGCCGCCGGGGTGGCACTGCCGGCGGACTTCGTTGCGCCGGCCGCGGTGGCCGAAGATGAACTGCGGCTGGTTCACACCGCCGACTACCTCGCCGAGATCCGGCGGCCGCAGGTGCTGGCGCGCCTGCTGTTTCTCGATCCCGCGCACCCGTGGGACGAGCGCCTGCTACACCCGTTCTTGTTTGCCGCCGGCGGCACCGTCGCCGCTGCCCGCTGGGCCGCCACGCAACGCGGGATCGGCGTCAATCTCGGTGGCGGCTTCCATCACGCGCAAGTGGACAAGGCGGAGGGGTTTTGCGCCATTGCCGACGTGGCGATTGCCATTCGGCTGTTGCAGCGCAGTCACCAGGTGCGGCGCGTGTTGATTGTCGATCTCGACTACCACCACGGCAACGGCAACGCCGAGATCTTCTCGCGCGACGAGGAGGTGTTCACGTTCTCGTTACACGCCGGCAACTGGTGCTGGATCGCCAAGCGCTACAACCGCGACGTTGAGCTGCCGGAGCGGACCTCGGACGCCGCCTACCTCGAGGCGCTGCAGGCACACCTGCCGGAAATCGTGCGCGAGTTCCAGCCTGATTTCGCCGTCTACATCGCCGGTAGCGATCCTTTCATCGAGGATGAACTCGGCGATTTCGCAGTCAGCGAGGCGGGCATGCTGGTGCGCGACCAGCTCGTCACCAACCAGCTGTGGGGCCGGGGCATCGCGATGGTGGTAGTGACCGCGGGCGGGTACGGCGAAAGCAGTTGGCGCATCCACTTCAACTATTTCCGCTGGCTACTGAGCGGCGCTGTGCAGTGA